In the genome of Sulfurimonas sp., the window TAAATACAGCAAAATTAAGCAGGCAATATTTAAAGATATTGTTGCTGAATGGGTAAGTTTCTGCAATGAAGTTTTACATATATCTAAAGAACAGGCTATTGAATCTATAAAAAAAGACGGTAGAATCAATTTTATAAACTCTATTGTAAACAACTATTTTAAAAAATTTCATAGAATAATATTCAGTGAGATGTTCGAGACATTTTTAGAATATTTTAATAGAGTGCCAATAACAAAAAGCAAGCAGATTTTTATTGACAAGATACTTCAAAGCTCACTAAATAAAGATAACAGTTCAATAGCTATACGCAAGTTTAATCAGCTTCACAATAGGATAAGAATAGCTCAGGATAAAAAAAATAAAGAGATCTTAAAGTTAAAAAATAGAATCAGAGAGTTAAGAACTGAATTAAATAGTAGTGCTGAGATTAATTTTAATGAAGACAATGAGTTGTTATATGATATAGAGGATTTAGAAGAGGATCTAGAAGAGTTAGAAGAAACAAGCCTTTATCATTTTGATGACGTTATAGCCAATCTTAGAGACAATATGATAGACTCTATGAGAGTAGCTAGTTTAGGAGTTTAACAACTTTTAGTTTTGAAAAAACTTCTCCATCTTCTTTAAATATTTCAAGTTCTGTATCTATAGGGTTTCTTTGTTTTAGAAGTGAACCTTGAACAGAGTGAAGCACATGTGTAAATTTTGCAAATAACGGTACGACTATATATTCTATATGTGCATTAGCTATTACATCTGCCAACTTATCAATAATACAATAGTAAACTGCTTTGTTAACTGAGCGCTGAATTAAATAATCATGCATTATCTCTATATTGCTCTCTAGTATTTCAATTTCATCATCTGTTAAAACTTTTGATTCATGAGCTCTCTGTATATTATGCTCAATCTCATCTTCAACATCATGGTTTTCTTTTTCAATAAGTTTATTTAAATCACTGCAGTATTTTTTTAATTCTTCAAAAAGTTCATCTTTACTCAGTCTTCTTGTATCTGCATGATATTTATATGTATTTCCCTTTAGATTTTCATCACCTAAAGCTTTTATCAGTTGTATAACTATATTAAGGTAGACATATTTATCTTCTTTATTGTTGTCAAATTCAATACTAGTGTGAGAGATTATAGGTTTAGGACCAACATATTTTAATTGCATATCTACCCCTTTATATTGTTATACGTTAAATCTAAAGTGCATTATATCACCATCTTGCACTATATACTCTTTTCCTTCAAGTCTCATTTTTCCGGCTTCTTTGGCTTTTTGCTCTCCACCACATGCTATATAGTCCTCATAAGAGATAACTTCAGCACGAATAAAGCCTTTTTCAAAGTCATTATGAATAGCTGCTGCTGCACGAGGAGCTGTTGAATTTTTTCTAATTGTCCATGAGCGAACCTCTTTTACACCTGCTGTAAAATAACTCATAAGACCAAGTTTATCAAATCCTTTGTGAATGATCTGCTCTAGACCTGATTCTTTCACACCTAGTTCATCTAAAAACTCTTTTGCTTCCTCTTCATCAAGACCTACAAGTTCTTCTTCAACTTTTGCGCATAGTTTGATAAGTTCACAGTTGTTTTTATCTGCATGTTCTTTTAATGCTTTTACATAATCATTATCTTCTAAAAGACCGTCTTCATCAGTATTAGCACCATACATAATCTCTTTGTTTGTTAAAAATCTAACTTCTTGATTTAGCTGTTTGTATTCATCAGTATCAGTTTTGTCAAAGTTACGTGCTAAATTTCCATCAGCTAGGAATTCTAAAAGCTCTTCCGCTATATCTAAAATACCTTTTGCACTTTTATCAGCTTTTGCTTGACGCTTTAGTCTGTCTATACGGTTTGATAGTACTTCAATATCAGCTAAAACAAGCTCACCTTCAATGATCTCAACATCACGTAAAGGGTCAATACTTCCTTCGTTATGAACAATATTTTCATCATCAAAGCATCTTACTATTTGAAGAATAACTTCTGTTTCACGGATATTAGATAAAAACTTGTTTCCAAGACCTTCACCTTTACTTGCACCTTTTACAAGTCCTGCAATATCAACAAAATCAAGTGTTGAATACTGAATACGCTCAGGGTTAACAATCTTCGCAAGTTCTGATAGTCTTGAATCAGGAACAGGAACTATTGCTTTATTTGGCTCTATTGTACAAAAAGGGTAGTTTGCAGCTTCTGCGTTTTGAGCCTTTGTTAGTGCATTGAAAGTTGTTGATTTACCTACGTTTGGAAGTCCTACTAGACCTATACTTAATCCCATTTTTTACCTTTAGAAAATTTATACTTAATTTATCTTAAATAATTTTTGAGATTATAGCAAGTTTTTTAGAAAACTGCTCATAAGTCTAACGCCAGCACCTGTTCCGCCGTATACATTACAATCCCAAGGTGACTCAGTATATGCACTACCAGCTATATCAAAATGTAGCCATTTACCTTTATTTTCTTCTCTTATAAAGTTGTCTAGATATAATCCTGCCGTAATAGCTCCACCAAATGGTTTTGAAGCTACATTTGAAATGTCTGCTATATCGCTTTTTAGAAGTTTTTTAAGGTGTCTGTTAAAAGGAAGAGAACCAACTAGTTCCCCTGAATTATTCGCTGCATCAAATACATAGTGTTTAAGTGTATTTGAGTGTCCCATAACACCTGTAGTATATTGTCCAAGTGCTACCATACATGCACCTGTTAGTGTTGCAAAATCAAATATGTAATCTGCTTTTACTTTATCTTGAGCATAATCAAGTACGTCACATAAAACTAATCTTCCCTCTGCATCTGTATTTCTAACCTCTACAGTTTTCCCGCTTCTTGTAACTAAAACATCATCTGGCTTGTAAGCATCTCCACCGATCATATTCTCAACTGCACCTACAAATGCGTGAACTTCAATATCTAGTTTTAGTTCACTTACAGCTTTAATGATCCCAAGAACAGCACAAGCTCCAGCTTTATCCATCTTCATGGTTACCATAGAAGTTGATGGCTTAAGACTAAGTCCACCACTATCATATGTTAGACCTTTACCAACAAGAGTTATAACTTTTTTAGCTTTCTTCTTAGGTTTGTATGTCAGGTGTATAAGTTGGCTCTCGTGTCTTGAAGCACGTCCAACAGCAAGCATAGCGCCACATTTCTCTTTTTTAAGAGCTTTTTCACCTAAAATATTACATTCTAAGTTATTTTCTTTAGCAAGCTCGCTTGATAGTTTAGCAAGTGTTTCTGGGTGTATATCTTCAGGAATAGTATTTACAATATCACGAGTAAAACATGTAGCTTCTGCAACTATTACGGCTTCTTCAAAAGCATTTTGCAGCTTCTTGATATCTTTACATACTAAATTTATATTTTTTAGAGTAGTTTTTTTAGGTTCTGATTTATAAGTGTTGTATTCATAACCCCCTAATATAATTCCCTCTACAACAGCTTTTATATTTTGATCATCTACATCAAAACTAGCAGTTTTGTATTTAGCAGATTTTAGTGCTTTGATCGCTATTGAACATACACTTCTTGTGTTATCGCTTGATTCATCATCAACGCCACATGCTAAATATCCTTTTTCATGTAAAAAGCATATAGTGTCTTGCTCAGCTGTAAAACCTGCTAAGTCAAGGATCTTTTTGTCTTTAATTGTTTTTAGCTTATCTTTTGTAATTAAGTCAACTGATACGTCTGAACCATTTTTATTCTGTGTTAGTTTGATATTCATAATAATCCATTTTAGTTTAATATATAAAAGTATAATAGCAAAAAATGTTAAACCTATATATTGATGCTTTTTGATATAATTTCTGTATGAGAAAAAAAAGGGTTTTAATACTAGAGATAAACGACAAGAACTTTAATTCTTTAGAATCAATTTTAAAGCAAGAGGGGTATGAATCTATACAGTATAGATTCGATGTTGAAGATTTTGATTTTAATGCAGAAGATCTTGATGTAGCTTTAGTTAATACAAATATAGACTATATAAATATAGAACAGGTTTTTACACGTATAAATTTAAATAATGTGATTAAAGTTCCTATAGTTTTTTTAGATAATTCGCAAGAACATGACAAACAAGTTTTACAAAAATGTTATGAAAACGGTGGAAGTGATTTTATAAAAAGACCATTTGGTTCTAAAGAGATTATTTCAAGACTTAATTATCATTGTGAACAGATATACAAGTTGCGTGAATATAAACTAAGGGTGGATAAATTAGCACATCTTGCGACGGTTGATCAGATGTCAAAACTCACGTCAAAGATGCATATGCAAGGGATTTTAAAACACCAAGTAAGTAACTTTAACAGATATAAAAGTCCGACTTCTATTTTATATATAGGTTTAGAAAGTGTTGATAGGGCAGTTAGCACCTTTGGTTTTGAATATGGAGAAAAAATGATTCAACTATTCTCAAAACAACTTAAAAACTTACTAAGAGATTCAGATGCGGTGTCTCGCTGGTATGGATCGAATTTTATGATCTTGTTATCTGGAACAAATGTAAAGCAAGCTGAGATAGTTGCTAAAAAATTAAATACATCATTGTCGACTTTAGAAATTATGAACGATACCAAACCGGTTGTGGCATTTGGTATAACTGAGTTTACAGAAGACGATTCTGTAGAAGAGATAGAGCAAAGGGCGGTTTACGCCCTTAAAGAAGCGAAAAAGAAAGATTACGGAAAAATTTTTGTTTGCTAGTTAGTCAAAGTGTAAAATATCTTTGGCTTGTATCATATCTTTATCACCACGACCTGATAGGTTTACAATGATAATTTTATCTTTAATATTTTCCATTTTTTTAAGGTATGCTACTGCATGAGAACTCTCAAATGCAGGTATAATTCCCTCTTTTTGACTTAACCAAACAAAAGCATCTAGTGCTTCTTGATCAGTTGCATAATCATACGAAACTGATTTGTTGTCTTTATGGAATGCGTGTTCTGGTCCAATTCCTGGATAGTCAAGTCCTGCACTAATAGAGTGAGCTTCTAATACTTGTCCATCTTCATCTTGAAGTAAATAACTCATTTGCCCGTGTAGAACTCCAGGACGCCCCTTATTTAATGAACAACCATGTTTATCAGTATCAATTCCAAGTCCACCAGCTTCAATACCTATGCATTCAACACCTTCATCTTCTAAAAAGTGTTGAAACATACCTATAGCATTACTACCGCCACCTATACATGCGATTACATGATCAGGAAGTCGGTTTTCTTTCTCTAGTATTTGAGCTCTTGTTTCATACCCAATTATTGCTTGAAAATCACGTACCATTAATGGATATGGGTGTGGACCAGCTACAGTACCTATAATGTAAAAAGTATCTCTTGCATTTGTAACCCAGTGGCGGATTGCATCATTCATTGCATCTTTAAGTGTACGGCTTCCGCTCTCAACTGCATTTACCTTTGCTCCAAGAAGTTTCATTCGAAATACATTAAGTTCTTGACGTGAAACATCTTTAGCACCCATAAATATCTCACACTCTAGTCCTAAAAGTGCACATATAGTAGCTGTAGCAACACCGTGTTGTCCTGCACCAGTTTCAGCAATTATCTTTTTATAACCTAAGCGCTTTGCCATAATCCCTTGAGCTATAACGTTGTTTACTTTATGAGCACCTGTATGGTTTAGATCTTCACGTTTAAAATAAACTTTTGCCCCAAGTTCATCAGATATGTTTTGAGCAAAGTATAAAGGGCTAGGGCGACCTACATAGTCTTTTAAATAGTAATGAACTTCTTTCCAAAACTCTTCATCGAAACGGATAGACTTATATTCTTGTTCTAGTTTTAAAAGTGCGGGCATTAGTGTTTCAGGTACATATCTCCCACCGTGTATATCAAAATGACCATTTAGATCAGGATCATATTTCGAAGCTTTTGGTATATACATTAATCAACCTCTAAAACTGTATATACATCAGTTTTTTCACTTAAGTTTTTTATACCATCTAGAAATGATAGACCTAGAATAAAACAAGCCTCTACACATTTAGCGCCTGTCTGGTTTACAAGTGTTGCAGCTGCATTTGCAGTACCGCCTGTAGCTATTAGATCATCTATTAGTAGTACACGAGCATTTTCTACACCGCTGAATGCGTCTAAGTGTACTTCTATCTCATCAACACCGTATTCAAGTGCATATTTTTCACCGATTGTCGTATAAGGTAGTTTTCCTTTTTTTCTGATAGGAACAAAACCTATGCCAAGCATCTGAGCAAGTGCTGCACCAAATATAAATCCACGTGCATCTATACCTGCAATATAATCAAGGTTATAACTACTGTATCTATGGTGAAGATGTTTCATTAAAATACCATAAGCCTCTTTATTATTTAAAAGTGTTGTAATATCTTTAAATATAATTCCCTCTTTTGGAAAGTCTTTTATATTTCTAATTGAATTTTCTATTATTTGTTTATCGTTAGCGCTTAATGTCATAATTTTCTCCGTTATAGTAATGCATCTATTCTGTTTTCAAGTGCTTTTATTTTTCCGTTTAGTCTGTCGGTTTCTTGTCTATGTTTTGAGTTTCTTGATTTTAAAACTTTCAGTTCGTTTCTTAACTTTGTTAATTCTTCACTTAAAATGTCTACATTTCCTAGTGCACGCTGAAGCTGAATCTGATATTTACGTATCAATATCTCTGCTTCTTGAAGAGTTAGTTTCATCAAGTCGTTGCTTCTTTGCTCTTTAGAAGTGATACTTTTAAAGTAAAACATCTTTACAAAAAGGTAAATTGATAGTATCGATAAAACTGAAAGTAGTGACCATTCCCAAAACATATTTATTCCTTTAGTTTATTTCTATTTTTTCTACGCGTCCGCAGTGTCTACCACCATCAAAACTACCGGCAATCCAAGCATCTAAAATAGACTCTGCTACACCTTTGCCTACAATACGCTCACCAAAACAAAGTACATTCGCATCATTGTGACCACGTGCTACGGTTGCAGTGTATGCATCGTGACATAGTGCTGCACGAATACCTTCATGGCGATTAGCAGCCATACTCATTCCTATACCGCTGCCACAGATTAAAATCCCTTGTGCATCTGAGTCTTCTAAAACGCTAAGCGATAGTTTATGAGCATAATCCGGATAATCAACTCTATCTTTTGTAAAAGGCCCAAGGTCAATTACTTCATGTCCCTTTTGTTTTAAAAGATCAACAGTGTAATCTTTTAATTCTATACCTGCATGATCAGTTGCTATATAAAATTTCATCTAACTTCTCTCCTATGTAGTTAATAATAATTCTAAAATTGTTTGTACCGGTAAAAGCAGTACATAATCTTTAATAGGCGTCATAAGTACAATTAGTACTATTATGATACCATAACGTTCATTTTTATAAAAAAACTCCGCTACACTTCTTACCTTATGTTTTAGCGATAGGTGCATTAAAAAATGCGCACCGTCAAACTGTGGTATTGGCAGCAGGTTAAATACTGCTAAAACTATATTTATCAGTAATAAATTCCATACAAACAGATATGTAAAAATATAAAATAAACCATCTAAGGTAGTTGGTTTGGCCATTGCTAAAATAGCAACAGACGCAATAACACCAAGTGTGAAATTATACACTATACCTGCTAAATCTACCTGCATAGCACCATTGTAACCTGCATTTCTGATAACGGTAACGGTATTTATAGGTACAGGTTTAGCCCAACCAAATAAAAAACCACTCTCTCCACCTAAAAGTATAGGTAAGAAATACATAGTTGCCGGAACTAAAATTGTTCCAACAAGATCAACGTGAACTATTGGGTTTATGTTTAGTCTTCCTGCATTTTTTGCAGTCATATCACCATATTTATAGGCAACCCATCCGTGCATAATCTCATGTCCGATTATTGCCACGGCTAAGGCTAATACTGCAGTTATGATTTTTAATAAATCAATAGATTCCATGATCGTCTTTGTCGTGTTTTTCTCTCTCGGCTATAGCTTTATCCAGATGAATAGGTTGTTCTAAATCCGTTGGAGTTTTACCCATTCTATCCCATCTGATCTCCCAGTTTTCATCTATTGAAAAATATACAAACCAAGGTGTACCTTCAATATTTTCATATGGAACTGTACCCCAAAAACGGCTGTCATTTGAGTGATCACGGTTATCACCCATCATAAAATATTCACCTTCAGGCACTCTTATAGGACTTAGGTTAAATAGAGGTGCACGTCTTGGATTGCCGTCATTTATTACTTTGTCATCATTATGAATTCCATGATGATCTTTTCTATAAGGATTTTTTACCCATAGTTTTCCTGCAAGTTTTACTACTTCATAACCCTCATAGTTTTTTTCTATCCATTCATCACCTTCGTTGAAGTGTATAAAAAGATCTTTATTTATAAGAAAAAGCTCATCGTTTGGAAGTGCTACACATCTTTTTACAAAGTGAGTTTGAGTGTTGTGAGGGTATCTAAATATTACAACATCACCACGTTTTGGTTTGTCCCCATCGATCAGTTTTAAAGAATCACTCCATGGCATAATTGAGATCTCTAAAAAAGGGATATGTGGCATAGGGATACCATATGCGAACTTTTTACCAAATAGGTGATCGCCTATTAAAAGTGAATCTTTCATACTTCCAGATGGAATTCTAAAAGCCTGTGCTATAAAAAAGATTATAAATAAAACAATTATTATTGTTCCTGTCCAAGAGTTTGAGAATCTGTAAGCTTTACCTAATACCTCTTTCATTAAGCTTCTTTCTCTTCTTTAAGTTTTTTAGCATTTATCTTTGCAGCTTTTAGAGTATTGCTTAGAAGCATAGCAATAGTCATAGGTCCAACTCCACCAGGACTTGGTGTTATGTATGAGCTTTTTTTACTAACATTTTCAAAATCAACATCACCAACTAGTTTTCCCTCTTTAGTTCTGCTAACTCCAATATCTACGATCACAACATCATCTTTAACCATATCTTCCGTTATTAGGTTGATCACACCAACTCCACATAAAACAATGTCAGCGCCAAGTGTGTGTTTTTTCAGATCATCTGTAAAAATGTGACATATCTCAACTGTAGCATCTGCATTTAAAAGTAGGGCAGCCATAGGTTTACCAACAATGTTTGAAGCTCCAACAACTACACAGTTTTTACCTTTTACATCTATGTTGTACTCTTTTAGTAACTCCATTACACCAAGTGGCGTACACGGTACAAAACCATCAAGATTAGTTACTAAACGTCCTACGTTGTATGGGTGGAATCCATCTACATCTTTTGCAGGATCAACTAGTTCTAAAAGTTTAGTAGTGTCTATATGAGCTGGAAGAGGCAGTTGAATTAAAATACCGTCAACATTTGAATCGTTATTTAGCATTGTAATCGTTTTTTCAATAGCTTCTTGAGAGATTGTTTCAGGCATATCATGAGTAATAGAGTAAAACCCAACTCTGTCACAAGCTTTTTTCTTCATATTCACATATGCTGCACTTGCAGGATCTTGACCAACCAGCACAACAGCTAGTCCAGGTGTACAACCACATGTGTCTTTTAATTGTTTAACTTCTTGTTCAACTTGTTGTTCGATTTTTTGAGAGAGAGCTTTACCGTCTAATAATTGCATTTAAACCTCATAAATAATTTTTTAGATATTATATCGTTTTAATATTAACTGGAGTTTTTATGAGATTCGTACCGGCACTTTTTTTGCCACTTTTTTTATTTGCACAAAGTTCTTTTATAACACCGCTGGAGTACTCATCTTCGCTTTACAAAAATCCTAGAGGGATAGGGTGTTTTCATTGTCATGGTGAAAAAGGAGAGGGGAAAATAGTTGCAAATTACACTCATAACAAGCAGAAAAAAAACTTTGGCGGACCTGCTATAAACTCACTAAACTATGATGATTTTAAAAAATCTTTAGAGGTTTCAAAAAAAGGTATGCCGAGATACTACTTAACGACAGATGAGATAAAAGCTTTGTTTTTTTATCTGCAACAGATGAAGGTGGAAAATGAAAATTGATTTTAAAGATGCGTTGATGCTCTCAACACATAATGAAAAGCACCTTTTAAAAATACCACAGCTTGATGCACAGTGCATAATGTTAAATCTTGAAGATGGTGTTAGTAAAGAGCAAAAACCGGAAGCTTTAAGACTTTGCGGTGAGTATCTACAAAAGTATAAAGAACAAGAAAAGATGTTTGTAGTTCGAGTCAATGCTATAGATGAGGGTGGAATTGATGAAATTAACTATATAAATCAATTTAAACCTGATGCTATACGCGTACCTAAAATTCAAACACCTGAAGATGTAGAGAAAATTATAAATTTAATAGATAAAGATATTGAAGTTCATCTGTCAATCGAGAGTGCCAATGCATGGAATAATTTAAATAAATTACGCATAAATGAACGTGTAACTACTTTTTATATCGGTATGCTTGATCTCTCGGCGGATCTTGGGTTGTCACAGTCTATTGTAGACAGAGATAATCCTACTATGACGTATATGCTTAGTCATTTTTTAATAACTTGTAAATCTATAGGTGTAAAACCCGTGTCATTTGTTTATCAAGATTACAAAAATTTAGAAGAGTTCTCTAAATGGCTAGAACTAGAGAAAAAAATGGGCTTTAAGGCAAAAGGGTGCATATCTCCAAAACAATCAGAGCTTGTACAAAAGATATTCGGTCAAAGTGAAGAAGAGATAAAAAGGGCTTTAAAAATTGTCGAACTATTTGAAGCAAACGAAGCAAAAGGTATAACTGGGTTTGTTGATGAAGAACTTGGCTTTATAGATGAGCCAATCTATAAAGGAGCTAAAGTTATTTTAGAGAGAAACTAAAAATCAATTGATGTAATAAATCTAAGGTATTGTGCATCTTTGGTTTTATCTTCATAGTCTTGAAACTCGTAACGTAAATATATCTTTATAAAGTTATCTGTGTTATGTCTAAAGTGCGTATAATACGATTTATATTTAGTCAATTTAGAATCTATTTTTGCAAGCCATACAGAGAACTCGGAACTATGTTTACTTATGAGTTCAAATTCAAAATTTGTTTTTAGCATAAAAACTTCCGGTTTATTTTCACCCCTTCCATTTGAGATCATAGATGCTGTATATATTTTTGAGAGTCCTCCATATCCATCTGCTTTGTCTACACCGTCATTTTTAGTATAGTTAAGCGTTATGTCAAGATGCTCTGTAAATATTCCTGTTCTTAAACCAATAAGATCCACATCCATATGATCATATGTTTTCATGTTCTGCAAACCTACACAAAATAGAAGGTCATTGTTTATAAAGTTATCTTTATAATCTATTTGAAAAAAATAGCTGTCATAGAGTGATGGTGCATTGTAATAGTAAATATGGACATCAAGTGGCTCAATAGGGTGGTGTTTAAATCCAATCATAGTTATACCGTCACCAATCTTACCTGCAAGACTTTCATCTTTATATTGATCAGAGGTATATTTGCGCATTTTATTTATGTAGTTTAGTTGTATAGATGATTTGAAAATATTATTTATAACAAATGATGCACCTTGATAGCTCCATGGAACTATTCTGGCTGAGCTTTTATTCATAAGAGGCGTATTAAGAAGAAAATTACCGACTTTAAAAATTGAGTCTTTTGTTTTATATGCTAAAAAAGATTCAGAAACAGCAGTTAGTGCATTGCCGTCTTTATCGTTATTAAAAAGTGAGGTTAATTTTTTGTTTTTATGATCAACAATAGGCGTAGAATTATGAAAACCTACAGTGGCAAAAATAGGATTTGAACTATCGGTTGTAAGCTTTAGATCACCTCCTAAAGCATTTGCATAAGCATCTTTAGTGTTGTCTTCCTTATCTATAGTGTAGTAAAAATAAGTTAAATTTCCTGTAATATCTGAATTTTTAAATGCTGATTCTAAAGAGTCTCCAAAAATTATAATAGGAAAAAATAAAACTAAAAAATACTTAATAGCAGATCCCTTTTTTATAGTATTAATAACATCCAAGCCGTACCGATAGTTAAAAATACTAATGTATTTATGAGTGTTATTATACCACCAACCTTATAGATCTCTTTTGCTTCTATATACCCACTTCCTACATATATAACATTGGCAGATGAACCTTGTGGTGTTATGATCGCATTAAAGTTTGTCGCAAAAAGAAGTATTAATGCCATCATCTCTGCAGGTACGCCTGCTTTAATACCAACTCCTAAAAAGACTGAAAAAAGTGCTAACATTTGGGCAGTTTGTGATACGAAAAAGTAGTGAATAAGTACATAGGAAAGTGTAAGTCCTATATAAACTACAGGCCATGAAAATCCATCAATAAACATAGATATATTATCTCCTACCCATCCCATAAATCCAAATTTATCCAGATGTACGCTCATCCCATATAAAATTGCAAACCATATTAAAGTTCCAAGAGCATTTCCTTCATGCAGTAGATCATCTAGTGTAAATATATTACTAAGCATAAGTACGGATAACCCAAGAAAAGCTACAGCTGTTTTGTCTAATCCTAATGAACCTGACATGATCCATAAAAACACCATTCCGATAAATGTAGCTGCCATAATCCATTCATTGCGGCTTATTTTTCCCATAGTTTGAAGTGCATTTTCTGCTATACGCGGTGCATCAGGTGTATACTTTATCTCTGGCGGGTAAATTTTATATATTACCCAAGGCACAAGAAAAAAAAGTATTATAACAGGCAGTGATGCGGCTAATGCCCAAGATCCATATGTGATCTCAACTCCATATTCTGCAGCCATTTTTGCCCCTGCTGGGTTTGCCGCCATTGCTGTTAGCCAGAGAGTTGAAGATATCGTAAGTCCTGCCATTGAAGCCATCATTAAAAATGAACCGAGTTTTTTTCTAGTTCCATCTGATACTTTTGAATTACTATCATTCGCAAGTGCATTTACAATTGGAAAAAGTACACCTGAGCGAGCAGTATTGCTAGGAAAAGCAGGGGAGATAAACATATCTGCTGCTATAACAGAGTATGAAAGACCTAGTGAGCTTTTCCCGAATTTTTTGATAATTAAAAAAGCAATTCTTTTTCCCAGACCTGACTTTATAACACCGCGGGCTATTAAAAATGCAACTATAATTAGTAGTATAAAACTCTCTCCAAACCCGCTGTAAGCTTGTTTTGCACTCATAGTATTGGTTAGAACAGCTAACGATACTGCAATAATTGATGAAGTTAAAATTGGCATCGCATTTAGAATTACTGCAAATATAGCACTTATAAATATTGCAAATAGGTGCCAGGCTTGAGTATTTAAACCATCAGGAACAGGAGAAAACCAAAGAAATACACCTATAAAGAGTACTAATGCCTGCATATGGTGTTTGTATCTGTT includes:
- a CDS encoding adenine phosphoribosyltransferase; translated protein: MTLSANDKQIIENSIRNIKDFPKEGIIFKDITTLLNNKEAYGILMKHLHHRYSSYNLDYIAGIDARGFIFGAALAQMLGIGFVPIRKKGKLPYTTIGEKYALEYGVDEIEVHLDAFSGVENARVLLIDDLIATGGTANAAATLVNQTGAKCVEACFILGLSFLDGIKNLSEKTDVYTVLEVD
- the rpiB gene encoding ribose 5-phosphate isomerase B, whose protein sequence is MKFYIATDHAGIELKDYTVDLLKQKGHEVIDLGPFTKDRVDYPDYAHKLSLSVLEDSDAQGILICGSGIGMSMAANRHEGIRAALCHDAYTATVARGHNDANVLCFGERIVGKGVAESILDAWIAGSFDGGRHCGRVEKIEIN
- a CDS encoding diguanylate cyclase domain-containing protein; protein product: MRKKRVLILEINDKNFNSLESILKQEGYESIQYRFDVEDFDFNAEDLDVALVNTNIDYINIEQVFTRINLNNVIKVPIVFLDNSQEHDKQVLQKCYENGGSDFIKRPFGSKEIISRLNYHCEQIYKLREYKLRVDKLAHLATVDQMSKLTSKMHMQGILKHQVSNFNRYKSPTSILYIGLESVDRAVSTFGFEYGEKMIQLFSKQLKNLLRDSDAVSRWYGSNFMILLSGTNVKQAEIVAKKLNTSLSTLEIMNDTKPVVAFGITEFTEDDSVEEIEQRAVYALKEAKKKDYGKIFVC
- the ychF gene encoding redox-regulated ATPase YchF, whose amino-acid sequence is MGLSIGLVGLPNVGKSTTFNALTKAQNAEAANYPFCTIEPNKAIVPVPDSRLSELAKIVNPERIQYSTLDFVDIAGLVKGASKGEGLGNKFLSNIRETEVILQIVRCFDDENIVHNEGSIDPLRDVEIIEGELVLADIEVLSNRIDRLKRQAKADKSAKGILDIAEELLEFLADGNLARNFDKTDTDEYKQLNQEVRFLTNKEIMYGANTDEDGLLEDNDYVKALKEHADKNNCELIKLCAKVEEELVGLDEEEAKEFLDELGVKESGLEQIIHKGFDKLGLMSYFTAGVKEVRSWTIRKNSTAPRAAAAIHNDFEKGFIRAEVISYEDYIACGGEQKAKEAGKMRLEGKEYIVQDGDIMHFRFNV
- the trpB gene encoding tryptophan synthase subunit beta, whose translation is MYIPKASKYDPDLNGHFDIHGGRYVPETLMPALLKLEQEYKSIRFDEEFWKEVHYYLKDYVGRPSPLYFAQNISDELGAKVYFKREDLNHTGAHKVNNVIAQGIMAKRLGYKKIIAETGAGQHGVATATICALLGLECEIFMGAKDVSRQELNVFRMKLLGAKVNAVESGSRTLKDAMNDAIRHWVTNARDTFYIIGTVAGPHPYPLMVRDFQAIIGYETRAQILEKENRLPDHVIACIGGGSNAIGMFQHFLEDEGVECIGIEAGGLGIDTDKHGCSLNKGRPGVLHGQMSYLLQDEDGQVLEAHSISAGLDYPGIGPEHAFHKDNKSVSYDYATDQEALDAFVWLSQKEGIIPAFESSHAVAYLKKMENIKDKIIIVNLSGRGDKDMIQAKDILHFD
- a CDS encoding leucyl aminopeptidase; translated protein: MNIKLTQNKNGSDVSVDLITKDKLKTIKDKKILDLAGFTAEQDTICFLHEKGYLACGVDDESSDNTRSVCSIAIKALKSAKYKTASFDVDDQNIKAVVEGIILGGYEYNTYKSEPKKTTLKNINLVCKDIKKLQNAFEEAVIVAEATCFTRDIVNTIPEDIHPETLAKLSSELAKENNLECNILGEKALKKEKCGAMLAVGRASRHESQLIHLTYKPKKKAKKVITLVGKGLTYDSGGLSLKPSTSMVTMKMDKAGACAVLGIIKAVSELKLDIEVHAFVGAVENMIGGDAYKPDDVLVTRSGKTVEVRNTDAEGRLVLCDVLDYAQDKVKADYIFDFATLTGACMVALGQYTTGVMGHSNTLKHYVFDAANNSGELVGSLPFNRHLKKLLKSDIADISNVASKPFGGAITAGLYLDNFIREENKGKWLHFDIAGSAYTESPWDCNVYGGTGAGVRLMSSFLKNLL
- a CDS encoding site-2 protease family protein, coding for MESIDLLKIITAVLALAVAIIGHEIMHGWVAYKYGDMTAKNAGRLNINPIVHVDLVGTILVPATMYFLPILLGGESGFLFGWAKPVPINTVTVIRNAGYNGAMQVDLAGIVYNFTLGVIASVAILAMAKPTTLDGLFYIFTYLFVWNLLLINIVLAVFNLLPIPQFDGAHFLMHLSLKHKVRSVAEFFYKNERYGIIIVLIVLMTPIKDYVLLLPVQTILELLLTT